A genomic segment from Sulfitobacter mediterraneus encodes:
- a CDS encoding MATE family efflux transporter, with protein MADAQAKFLTGNLFAHTAVMALTASIGLMAVFVVDFVDMIFISMLGKSELAAAVGYAGAILFFTTSFGIGLAISAGALVARALGSGDAELARERTTHALSYGLMFSIVFAVIFWLSLEWMVALLGATGETAELSVHFLQIVVPSVPFLILGMMGSAVLRAHGDARRAMMATISGGVVNAVLDPILIFGLDLELTGAAIASFVARLVIAVVAILPLIRIYGGIVRPRLAGMIRDLAPVLAIAFPAILAQIATPVGQAYVTRAMAGYGEEAVAGMAIVGRMIPVAFGVVFALSGAVGPIIGQNYGAGNMDRVRRGFNAAVLFTALVTVFVSAVLFALRGPIANLFEATGITRDLIYLFCGPLSLAFFFPGVLFVANAAFNNLGQPFLSTFTNWGRNALALIPLVWLGAMIWGPQGVLIGQSLAGVLFGIVAWVLALRCIARGGKPGKTGQEIFGREGRLMALFQARR; from the coding sequence ATGGCTGATGCACAGGCGAAATTCCTGACCGGCAATCTCTTTGCCCATACCGCCGTGATGGCGTTGACGGCCTCCATCGGGTTGATGGCGGTCTTTGTCGTCGATTTTGTTGATATGATCTTCATTTCGATGCTGGGCAAATCGGAACTGGCTGCCGCCGTCGGCTATGCTGGTGCGATCTTGTTTTTCACCACATCCTTCGGGATTGGATTGGCTATTTCTGCTGGGGCATTGGTGGCACGGGCGCTTGGCTCCGGGGATGCCGAACTGGCGCGGGAACGCACCACCCACGCGCTGAGCTATGGTCTTATGTTCAGCATCGTCTTTGCGGTGATCTTCTGGTTGTCATTGGAATGGATGGTGGCGCTGCTGGGCGCGACAGGGGAAACCGCCGAGCTGAGCGTGCATTTTCTGCAAATCGTGGTGCCAAGCGTGCCCTTCTTGATCCTTGGCATGATGGGCAGTGCGGTCCTGCGTGCCCACGGCGATGCGAGGCGGGCGATGATGGCGACGATCTCGGGCGGCGTGGTCAATGCGGTGCTGGACCCGATCCTGATCTTCGGGCTGGATCTGGAGCTGACCGGCGCGGCAATTGCCTCCTTCGTGGCGCGGCTGGTGATTGCCGTGGTGGCAATCCTGCCGTTGATCCGGATTTATGGGGGCATCGTGCGCCCGCGTCTGGCTGGTATGATCCGCGACCTTGCGCCGGTGCTGGCCATTGCCTTTCCCGCCATTCTTGCACAGATCGCCACCCCCGTAGGCCAGGCCTATGTCACACGGGCGATGGCCGGATATGGTGAAGAGGCGGTGGCGGGCATGGCGATTGTCGGCCGGATGATTCCGGTGGCCTTCGGCGTGGTTTTTGCCCTGTCGGGGGCGGTTGGTCCGATCATCGGCCAGAACTACGGCGCGGGCAACATGGACAGGGTGCGGCGCGGTTTCAATGCGGCGGTCTTGTTCACAGCTTTGGTCACGGTCTTTGTCTCGGCTGTGCTGTTTGCCCTGCGCGGGCCGATTGCCAATCTGTTTGAGGCCACAGGCATTACCCGCGATTTGATCTATCTGTTTTGCGGGCCGCTGTCCTTGGCGTTCTTCTTTCCCGGCGTGTTGTTTGTGGCCAATGCGGCGTTCAACAACCTGGGCCAGCCGTTCCTGTCGACCTTCACCAATTGGGGCCGCAACGCATTGGCGCTGATCCCGCTGGTCTGGCTGGGCGCGATGATCTGGGGCCCGCAAGGTGTGCTGATCGGGCAATCGTTGGCAGGTGTTCTGTTTGGGATCGTCGCCTGGGTGCTGGCGCTGCGCTGCATCGCGCGGGGCGGCAAACCGGGCAAGACAGGGCAAGAGATATTTGGCCGCGAGGGGCGTCTGATGGCGCTATTTCAGGCCCGCCGATAG
- a CDS encoding gamma-glutamylcyclotransferase family protein, whose translation MMTPYFFGYGSLVNRNTHAYPDAHPAQLQGWRRRWVRTRLRDVVFLTVEPDPSCTIDGLIAAVPGADWAALDLRETGYDRQPSGGAVAHPLGQAPQIAHYSVTPDNRVDSGDHCILRSYLDVVVQGFLREFGDAGVQRFFDTTSGWETPILDDRAAPIYPRHQPISEAETALVDLHLSRLSAGLK comes from the coding sequence ATGATGACCCCTTACTTTTTTGGCTACGGCAGCCTCGTCAACCGCAACACACACGCCTATCCGGATGCGCATCCCGCGCAATTGCAGGGCTGGCGGCGCAGATGGGTGCGCACCCGCCTGCGCGACGTGGTGTTTCTGACGGTGGAGCCTGACCCCTCATGCACCATTGACGGGTTGATCGCTGCCGTGCCGGGCGCCGATTGGGCGGCGCTGGACCTGCGCGAAACCGGCTATGACCGCCAGCCCTCCGGCGGCGCGGTTGCACATCCTTTGGGCCAAGCGCCGCAGATTGCCCATTACAGCGTGACGCCCGACAATCGCGTCGATAGCGGCGATCATTGCATCCTGCGCAGCTACCTTGATGTGGTGGTGCAAGGGTTCCTGCGTGAGTTTGGAGACGCGGGCGTGCAGCGGTTCTTTGACACGACGTCAGGCTGGGAAACGCCCATTCTGGATGATCGCGCCGCACCGATTTATCCGCGGCACCAACCCATATCAGAGGCTGAAACCGCGCTGGTGGATCTGCACCTCAGCCGTCTATCGGCGGGCCTGAAATAG
- the gcvT gene encoding glycine cleavage system aminomethyltransferase GcvT → MSDLNRTPLFDLHVELGAKMVPFAGYEMPVQYPLGVMKEHQHTREAAGLFDVSHMGQVILSGPSWEAVATAFETLVPMDVLGLGDGRQRYGLFTNDAGGIEDDLMFARRGDDLFVVVNAACKTADIARMKAALEPEITVTALTDRALIAVQGPGAEAAVAAMDAAAADMTFMDVRDLTLDGIAVWASRSGYTGEDGYEISVPEAQAEALTRKLLAQDGVEAIGLGARDSLRLEAGLCLYGHDIDATTNPVEGALNWAVQKVRRAGGDRAGGFPGAEPVMAAFENGAARKRVGLLPEGRAPMREGVAIFDAAEGGTQVGTVTSGGFGPTFGGPVAMGYVATEHSKIGTPLWGEVRGKRLPLTIAKLPFVAANFKR, encoded by the coding sequence ATGAGCGATCTGAACCGCACACCACTTTTTGATCTGCATGTTGAGCTAGGCGCCAAGATGGTGCCCTTCGCGGGCTATGAAATGCCCGTGCAATATCCGCTTGGCGTGATGAAGGAACACCAGCATACCCGCGAGGCCGCAGGTCTGTTCGACGTCAGCCACATGGGCCAGGTGATCCTGTCGGGCCCGTCATGGGAGGCGGTCGCAACAGCGTTTGAAACACTGGTGCCGATGGATGTGCTGGGGCTGGGCGATGGCCGGCAGCGCTATGGGTTGTTCACCAATGACGCTGGCGGAATCGAAGATGATCTGATGTTTGCCCGGCGCGGCGATGATCTGTTCGTGGTGGTGAACGCTGCGTGCAAGACGGCCGATATTGCCCGCATGAAGGCGGCGCTCGAACCTGAGATCACCGTGACTGCCTTGACGGATCGCGCGCTGATCGCGGTGCAGGGGCCTGGCGCAGAGGCGGCGGTTGCCGCGATGGATGCCGCGGCGGCAGATATGACGTTTATGGATGTGCGAGACCTGACACTGGACGGGATCGCGGTTTGGGCCTCCCGGTCCGGCTATACAGGCGAGGACGGCTATGAAATTTCCGTGCCTGAGGCGCAGGCCGAAGCGCTGACGCGCAAGCTGTTGGCGCAAGACGGGGTCGAGGCGATTGGCCTTGGCGCACGGGATTCCCTGCGCCTTGAGGCCGGGCTTTGCCTTTATGGACATGACATCGACGCCACAACTAACCCTGTCGAGGGCGCATTGAACTGGGCCGTGCAAAAGGTACGCCGTGCAGGCGGCGACCGCGCTGGCGGGTTTCCGGGCGCAGAGCCCGTGATGGCCGCCTTTGAAAACGGCGCCGCCCGCAAGCGTGTGGGGCTGTTGCCTGAAGGACGCGCCCCGATGCGCGAAGGCGTGGCGATTTTTGATGCGGCCGAAGGTGGCACACAGGTTGGCACGGTCACTTCCGGCGGTTTTGGCCCGACTTTCGGCGGGCCGGTCGCGATGGGATATGTCGCCACAGAGCACAGCAAAATTGGCACGCCTCTTTGGGGCGAGGTCCGCGGCAAACGTCTGCCATTGACGATTGCCAAGCTGCCCTTTGTAGCGGCAAACTTCAAAAGATAA
- the gcvH gene encoding glycine cleavage system protein GcvH — translation MKFTEEHEWLRVEGDEVVVGITIHAAEQLGDVVFVELPEEGTTVSKDDEVVVIESVKAASDILAPIDGEITEVNSALTDNPSMVNDDPQGEAWFFKLKVSDASQMDEFMDEAGYQAFIG, via the coding sequence ATGAAATTTACCGAAGAACACGAATGGCTGCGCGTTGAAGGCGATGAAGTGGTTGTGGGCATTACGATCCACGCGGCAGAGCAATTGGGCGACGTCGTTTTTGTGGAACTGCCCGAAGAAGGCACAACCGTCAGTAAAGACGACGAAGTGGTGGTGATCGAATCTGTCAAAGCCGCTTCTGACATCCTTGCCCCGATTGATGGTGAGATCACCGAAGTGAACAGCGCACTGACCGACAATCCCAGCATGGTCAATGACGACCCGCAGGGCGAAGCGTGGTTTTTCAAGCTCAAGGTCAGCGATGCATCGCAGATGGACGAGTTTATGGATGAAGCCGGATACCAGGCCTTCATCGGGTAA
- the gcvP gene encoding aminomethyl-transferring glycine dehydrogenase produces the protein MTFKPTDYLPYDFANRRHIGPSPEEMTQMLETVGAKSLDALIDDTLPGGIRMKGKLDFGKAMSEREVLEHMRIVASKNKVMTSLIGQGYHGTVTPPAIQRNILENPAWYTAYTPYQPEISQGRLEALLNFQTMISDLTGLEVANASLLDEATACAEAMTMAQRMSKSKVSAFFVDHDCHPQNIAVMKTRAAPLGIEIIVGDPDKMEADKVFGAIFQYPGTYGHVRDFTSHIAALHENKGIGIISADPLSLTLLKEPGEMGADIAVGTTQRFGVPEGYGGPHAAYMACKDSMKRSMPGRIVGVSIDAHGNRAYRLSLQTREQHIRREKATSNVCTAQALLAVMASMYAVFHGPKGLKAIAQRIHRKTVRLAEGLKQAGFEVRPATFFDTITVEVGPLQSAVMKSAVEEGVNLRKVGETKVGITLDERSKPATIEAVWRAFGIDRADKDYTPHYHMPEKLIRQTEYLTHPIFHMNRAETEMMRYMRRLADRDLALDRAMIPLGSCTMKLNSAAEMMPVSWREFSLMHPFVPDNQALGYKEMIDDLSSKLCDITGYDAISMQPNSGAQGEYAGLLTISAYHRANGEGHRNICLIPMSAHGTNPASAQMVGWKVVPIKSAENGDIDLDDFRAKAQQHAENLAGCMITYPSTHGVFEETVTEVTRITHEHGGQVYIDGANMNAMVGLSRPGDLGGDVSHLNLHKTFCIPHGGGGPGMGPIGVKEHLIAHLPGHPNDGGSAVSAAPYGSPSLLPISWAYCLMMGGDGLTQATRVAILNANYIAKRLEGAYDVLYKGPSGRVAHECIIDVRPFDESAGVTVDDIAKRLIDCGFHAPTMSWPVAGTLMVEPTESENKAELDRFCDAMLAIRAEIDAIEKGDMPRENNPLKNAPHTVEDLVLEWGERPYTREQGCFPPGAFRVDKYWPPVNRVDNVHGDRNLICTCPPMEDYAEAAE, from the coding sequence ATGACCTTCAAGCCTACCGATTATCTTCCGTATGATTTTGCCAATCGCCGCCACATCGGCCCGTCACCCGAAGAGATGACGCAGATGTTGGAGACGGTTGGTGCCAAGTCTTTGGACGCGTTGATTGATGACACCCTGCCGGGCGGCATCCGCATGAAAGGCAAGCTGGATTTCGGCAAGGCCATGTCAGAGCGCGAAGTGCTGGAGCACATGCGCATCGTCGCCTCCAAGAACAAGGTGATGACCAGCCTGATCGGTCAGGGCTATCATGGCACGGTTACCCCTCCGGCCATTCAGCGGAACATTCTTGAGAACCCGGCGTGGTACACCGCCTATACGCCTTATCAGCCTGAGATCTCGCAAGGCCGGCTTGAGGCGCTTTTGAACTTTCAGACCATGATCAGCGATCTGACCGGTCTTGAGGTCGCCAATGCCTCGCTCTTGGATGAGGCAACAGCCTGCGCCGAAGCGATGACCATGGCGCAGCGCATGTCCAAGTCCAAGGTCAGCGCCTTCTTTGTGGATCACGATTGTCATCCGCAGAACATCGCGGTGATGAAAACCCGCGCGGCCCCCTTGGGCATCGAGATCATCGTCGGCGACCCGGACAAGATGGAAGCGGACAAGGTCTTTGGCGCGATATTCCAGTATCCGGGCACCTATGGCCATGTGCGCGACTTCACCAGCCACATTGCCGCGCTGCACGAGAACAAGGGCATTGGGATCATTTCTGCCGATCCGCTGTCCTTGACCCTGCTGAAAGAGCCGGGGGAGATGGGCGCAGATATCGCCGTTGGCACCACACAGCGTTTTGGTGTGCCCGAAGGATACGGTGGCCCGCACGCCGCTTATATGGCCTGCAAGGATTCGATGAAACGGTCCATGCCGGGCCGGATTGTCGGGGTATCTATTGATGCCCATGGCAATCGCGCCTACCGCCTGTCGCTGCAAACCCGCGAACAGCACATCCGCCGTGAAAAAGCGACTTCCAACGTTTGTACAGCGCAAGCTTTGCTGGCGGTGATGGCGTCGATGTATGCCGTGTTCCACGGGCCGAAGGGCCTCAAGGCGATTGCACAGCGCATCCACCGCAAGACCGTGCGTCTGGCCGAAGGGCTGAAACAGGCGGGCTTTGAAGTGCGCCCTGCGACCTTCTTTGACACGATCACTGTTGAAGTTGGTCCATTGCAATCTGCCGTGATGAAATCAGCGGTTGAAGAGGGCGTAAACCTGCGCAAAGTGGGCGAGACCAAGGTCGGCATCACCCTGGATGAGCGCAGCAAACCCGCCACGATCGAGGCGGTTTGGCGGGCCTTTGGCATTGATCGTGCGGACAAGGACTACACCCCGCATTACCACATGCCGGAGAAGCTGATCCGGCAAACCGAATACCTCACCCACCCGATCTTCCACATGAACCGCGCCGAAACCGAAATGATGCGCTATATGCGCCGTCTGGCGGACCGCGATCTGGCGTTGGACCGGGCGATGATCCCGCTGGGCTCTTGCACGATGAAGCTGAACTCGGCCGCCGAAATGATGCCGGTGAGCTGGCGCGAATTTTCTTTGATGCACCCGTTTGTGCCGGACAATCAGGCGTTGGGCTACAAGGAGATGATCGACGATCTGTCCTCCAAACTTTGTGACATCACCGGCTATGACGCGATCTCCATGCAGCCAAACTCGGGCGCGCAGGGGGAATATGCGGGCCTGCTGACCATTTCGGCCTATCATCGCGCCAATGGCGAAGGGCACCGCAACATCTGTCTGATCCCGATGAGTGCCCATGGCACCAACCCGGCTTCGGCCCAAATGGTGGGCTGGAAGGTCGTACCGATCAAATCTGCCGAAAACGGTGATATTGATCTGGACGATTTCCGCGCAAAGGCACAGCAGCATGCGGAGAACCTTGCCGGATGCATGATCACCTATCCTTCGACCCATGGGGTGTTTGAGGAAACCGTAACCGAGGTGACCAGGATCACCCATGAACACGGTGGTCAGGTCTACATCGACGGGGCCAATATGAACGCCATGGTGGGCCTGTCGCGCCCCGGTGATCTGGGCGGCGATGTGAGCCATCTCAACCTGCACAAGACCTTCTGCATCCCCCACGGCGGCGGAGGCCCGGGCATGGGACCCATTGGCGTAAAGGAGCACCTGATTGCGCATTTGCCGGGCCATCCGAACGATGGCGGCAGCGCCGTGTCGGCGGCGCCATATGGCTCGCCTTCGCTGCTGCCGATCTCATGGGCCTATTGCCTGATGATGGGCGGAGACGGCCTGACCCAAGCCACCCGTGTCGCGATTCTGAATGCCAACTACATCGCCAAGCGTCTCGAAGGTGCCTATGACGTGCTTTACAAGGGGCCATCAGGCCGGGTGGCGCATGAGTGCATCATCGATGTGCGCCCCTTCGACGAAAGCGCTGGGGTGACGGTGGATGACATTGCCAAACGTCTGATCGACTGCGGCTTCCACGCGCCAACGATGTCCTGGCCTGTGGCAGGTACGCTCATGGTTGAACCGACGGAAAGCGAGAACAAGGCAGAGCTGGACCGGTTCTGTGATGCGATGCTGGCGATCCGTGCAGAGATTGATGCCATTGAGAAAGGCGATATGCCACGCGAGAACAACCCGCTTAAGAACGCGCCGCATACGGTTGAGGATCTGGTGTTGGAATGGGGTGAACGCCCCTATACCCGCGAACAGGGCTGTTTCCCTCCGGGTGCATTCCGGGTGGATAAATACTGGCCACCGGTGAACCGCGTTGACAACGTGCATGGCGACCGCAACCTGATTTGCACATGCCCGCCGATGGAGGACTACGCTGAAGCGGCGGAATGA
- a CDS encoding inositol monophosphatase family protein, giving the protein MTQDLPAPLPPALRPAQQQHVLNIVRRAAKAEILPRFRALAAADISSKSRPDDLVTRADLEAEAMMTRALKIAFPDALVIGEEAVSKNPSLLDGLAAAPLAFILDPVDGTWNFAHGLAVFGVILAVTQFGKPGFGLIYDPIADDWAIADSATDLAEMQKANGNSTRLKVAMGKQIENLSGYIPLSLFNGPVLRQVAATLPSFARISSLRCSAHEYRMVAQGHVDFLLTGMLHPWDHAAGALICAQAGAHVEMLDGGPYTAARRDGHLLVAPDRTTWNRLRKVFDFLVRQEPNSA; this is encoded by the coding sequence ATGACCCAGGACTTGCCGGCCCCCCTGCCCCCCGCCTTGCGCCCCGCGCAGCAGCAGCACGTCCTGAACATTGTCCGCCGCGCCGCCAAGGCAGAAATTCTGCCGCGTTTTCGCGCCCTCGCTGCCGCAGATATCAGCAGCAAATCACGCCCCGACGATCTGGTGACCCGCGCCGATCTGGAGGCCGAGGCGATGATGACACGGGCGCTCAAGATCGCATTTCCCGATGCCCTGGTGATCGGCGAGGAAGCTGTTTCCAAAAATCCGTCCCTGTTGGACGGTTTGGCCGCTGCGCCCCTGGCGTTCATTCTCGATCCGGTGGATGGCACGTGGAACTTTGCGCATGGGCTGGCGGTCTTTGGCGTGATCCTTGCGGTCACGCAATTTGGCAAACCCGGTTTTGGGCTGATCTACGATCCAATTGCCGACGATTGGGCCATTGCGGACAGCGCGACGGACCTCGCTGAAATGCAAAAGGCCAATGGCAACAGCACGCGGCTGAAGGTTGCAATGGGCAAGCAGATTGAGAACCTGTCAGGATATATCCCGCTCAGCCTGTTCAATGGGCCGGTGTTGCGACAGGTCGCTGCGACTCTGCCAAGTTTCGCCCGCATCAGCAGCCTGCGCTGTTCTGCGCATGAATACAGGATGGTGGCCCAGGGCCATGTGGATTTTCTTCTGACAGGAATGTTGCACCCGTGGGATCACGCCGCCGGAGCATTGATCTGTGCGCAGGCCGGTGCCCATGTGGAAATGCTGGACGGTGGGCCTTATACCGCCGCCCGCCGCGACGGTCATCTGTTGGTCGCGCCGGACCGCACCACATGGAACCGGCTGCGCAAGGTCTTTGATTTTCTTGTGAGGCAAGAGCCGAACAGCGCCTGA
- a CDS encoding ABC transporter permease: MSLSLASRFARREMRGGLKGFRLFLACLALGVAAIAAVGSVRAAIEAGLQREGAALLGGAAELDFTYRFATAEEQDWIAGRATSVSEIVEFRSMAVVGDERALTQIKGVDDAYPLVGQMVLDPAMPLDAALADQGGHPGAVMERALSDRLGIAAGDTFQLGRKTYHLSALILREPDSAASGFALGPRTLLHSDALDGSGLLGPGTLFNSKYRLTLPPDTDLDALKNDSLEQFENSGMRWTDARNGAPGVARFVERLGAFLVLVGLSGLAVGGVGVSAAVRSYLNGKTGVIATLRALGADRATIFQTYFLQIGILSILGVMIGVVLGAVAPMLLSPLIEARLPVPARFAFYPLPLAEAAIYGLLTALAFTLWPLARSEDVRAATLFRDAWQGARRLPAPRYLAVIGLIVATLVGLAAWFNGSWMLTLWTLGGIAGALLLLVLAAGLLRLLSRRAARLARGRPRLRWALAAISGQGEGAGAVVLSLGLGLSVLAAVGQIDGNLRNAISGNLPDVAPSYFFVDIQKDQIDGYTERLENDPAVSRIDSAPMLRGVITKINGQPADEVAGDHWVVRGDRGVTYAAAPDPDARLTAGSWWAEDYSGPPLISFATEEAEEIGLSLGDTLTINVLGRDIKGTIASFQEVDFSTAGIGFVLTMNPAALSGAPHTYISTVYAEAEAEAQILRDLASAYPNITAIRVRDAIDRVSAVLAGLAAATSYGALATLLTGFLVLIGAAAAGAQARTYEAALLKTLGASRRAIAASFMLRAALLGVFAGAVALLAGVLGGWAVSRFVMETDFTIIWPSALMIIAGGVLATVLAGLGFALRSLNARPAQVLRARE, encoded by the coding sequence ATGAGCCTGTCTCTTGCCAGCCGCTTTGCCCGCCGTGAAATGCGCGGCGGCCTCAAAGGCTTTCGTCTGTTTCTGGCCTGCCTCGCGCTTGGCGTAGCCGCGATTGCCGCCGTTGGGTCAGTCCGCGCTGCGATTGAGGCTGGTTTGCAGCGCGAAGGTGCGGCCCTTCTGGGCGGCGCGGCAGAGCTGGATTTCACCTACCGGTTTGCAACCGCCGAGGAACAGGACTGGATCGCGGGCCGCGCAACGTCCGTCTCTGAAATTGTTGAGTTTCGGTCCATGGCAGTGGTGGGCGACGAAAGGGCACTGACGCAGATCAAAGGCGTTGATGATGCCTATCCCTTGGTCGGGCAGATGGTTCTTGACCCGGCGATGCCCCTGGATGCAGCGCTGGCCGATCAAGGAGGACATCCCGGCGCGGTGATGGAACGGGCGCTGTCTGACCGGCTTGGCATTGCGGCGGGTGACACTTTCCAGCTTGGACGCAAGACCTACCACCTGTCCGCGCTGATCCTGCGCGAACCTGACAGCGCGGCCAGCGGTTTTGCCCTTGGTCCGCGCACCCTTTTGCACAGTGATGCGCTGGATGGTTCGGGGTTATTGGGGCCGGGGACGCTGTTTAACTCCAAATACCGTCTGACCTTGCCGCCAGATACTGATCTTGACGCGCTGAAGAATGACTCATTGGAGCAATTTGAAAACAGCGGAATGCGCTGGACGGATGCGCGGAACGGCGCCCCCGGTGTGGCCCGTTTTGTCGAACGTCTTGGGGCGTTCCTTGTGCTAGTCGGACTTTCCGGTCTGGCGGTGGGCGGCGTGGGTGTGTCTGCGGCTGTGCGGTCTTACTTGAATGGCAAAACCGGGGTGATCGCCACCTTGCGCGCCCTTGGGGCGGATCGCGCGACGATCTTTCAGACCTATTTCCTCCAGATCGGCATCCTGTCGATCTTGGGTGTGATGATTGGTGTGGTGCTTGGCGCGGTTGCCCCGATGCTGCTGTCGCCACTGATCGAGGCGCGGCTGCCGGTGCCTGCACGCTTTGCGTTTTACCCACTGCCTTTGGCCGAGGCCGCAATTTATGGCTTGCTGACCGCACTGGCCTTCACCCTTTGGCCCCTGGCCCGCAGCGAAGACGTGCGGGCCGCCACATTGTTCCGCGATGCATGGCAAGGCGCCCGGCGCCTTCCTGCGCCCCGGTATCTGGCAGTGATCGGGTTGATTGTCGCCACGCTGGTCGGGCTGGCGGCCTGGTTCAACGGATCTTGGATGCTCACACTCTGGACATTGGGCGGGATCGCCGGAGCGCTTTTGCTGTTGGTTCTCGCCGCTGGTCTGCTGCGCCTGTTGTCGCGCCGTGCGGCGCGGCTGGCACGTGGGCGTCCCCGCCTGCGGTGGGCCCTCGCCGCGATCAGCGGTCAGGGCGAAGGAGCCGGCGCGGTGGTTCTGTCACTGGGCCTTGGCCTGTCGGTGCTGGCCGCTGTGGGCCAGATTGACGGAAACCTGCGCAATGCGATCTCCGGCAATTTGCCGGATGTTGCGCCCTCGTATTTCTTTGTCGATATCCAGAAAGATCAGATCGACGGCTATACCGAACGCTTGGAAAATGACCCTGCCGTCAGCCGCATCGACAGCGCCCCCATGCTGCGCGGGGTTATCACCAAGATCAATGGACAGCCCGCCGACGAGGTTGCAGGCGATCACTGGGTGGTGCGCGGCGACCGCGGCGTGACCTATGCCGCCGCGCCTGACCCCGATGCCCGTTTGACTGCCGGCTCATGGTGGGCCGAGGATTATTCCGGCCCGCCGCTGATCAGCTTTGCCACCGAAGAGGCCGAAGAGATTGGCCTGTCTTTGGGCGACACACTGACGATCAATGTGCTGGGCCGCGATATCAAGGGCACCATCGCCAGCTTTCAAGAGGTCGATTTTTCCACCGCTGGTATCGGATTTGTTCTGACGATGAACCCCGCTGCATTGTCCGGCGCACCGCATACGTATATCTCAACTGTCTATGCCGAAGCGGAAGCCGAAGCGCAGATATTGCGCGATCTGGCCAGCGCCTACCCGAACATCACCGCCATTCGGGTGCGCGACGCGATTGACAGGGTCTCTGCTGTACTGGCCGGTCTGGCGGCCGCTACGTCCTATGGCGCTTTGGCGACCCTGCTGACCGGATTTCTGGTGTTGATCGGGGCCGCCGCAGCCGGGGCGCAGGCCCGCACCTACGAAGCCGCACTTCTGAAAACACTGGGCGCATCACGCCGTGCCATCGCAGCCAGCTTCATGCTGCGTGCCGCGCTTTTGGGTGTGTTTGCCGGGGCGGTTGCCTTGCTTGCAGGGGTGCTGGGTGGTTGGGCGGTAAGCCGATTTGTGATGGAAACCGACTTTACAATCATCTGGCCATCGGCCCTGATGATCATTGCAGGCGGCGTGTTGGCCACCGTCCTTGCCGGCCTCGGCTTTGCGCTGAGGTCTCTCAATGCCCGGCCCGCGCAGGTTCTGCGTGCCCGTGAATAG
- a CDS encoding ABC transporter ATP-binding protein: MTDLVFQLKDVAFSLRGNAGQVDILRGISLKVHSGESVALVGPSGSGKSSLLMVMGGLEQATGGTVEALDHDLSTMDEDALARFRQGRMGIVFQSFHLIPTMTALENVATPLEISGQTDAFDRAREALEAVGLGHRVDHYPAQLSGGEQQRVALARACAPRPAILLADEPTGNLDSTNGSAIMDLLFEMRDTYGATLVLVTHDPALAERCDRSVALADGKIA, from the coding sequence ATGACAGACCTCGTGTTCCAGCTTAAAGATGTGGCTTTTTCGCTCAGAGGCAATGCCGGACAGGTCGATATCCTGCGCGGAATTTCCCTGAAGGTCCACAGCGGCGAAAGTGTTGCATTGGTTGGTCCCTCCGGGTCTGGTAAGTCTTCCTTGCTGATGGTGATGGGCGGCCTGGAACAGGCCACCGGCGGCACGGTTGAGGCATTAGACCATGATTTGAGCACAATGGACGAGGATGCCCTGGCGCGATTCCGGCAAGGACGCATGGGGATTGTGTTTCAATCCTTTCACCTGATCCCGACCATGACCGCCTTGGAAAATGTTGCCACGCCTCTGGAAATTTCGGGTCAGACGGATGCCTTTGATCGTGCGCGTGAGGCGTTGGAGGCGGTTGGCCTTGGCCACCGCGTTGATCACTACCCCGCCCAATTGTCTGGCGGCGAGCAACAGCGCGTCGCCCTTGCGCGAGCCTGTGCGCCCCGCCCGGCGATCTTGCTTGCCGATGAACCCACCGGCAATCTGGACAGCACAAACGGCAGCGCGATCATGGATTTGCTCTTTGAGATGCGAGACACCTATGGCGCGACGCTGGTTCTGGTGACGCATGATCCCGCGCTCGCGGAGCGGTGCGACCGGTCCGTGGCCTTGGCCGACGGCAAAATCGCATGA